One window of the Rhizorhabdus dicambivorans genome contains the following:
- a CDS encoding peroxiredoxin, translating to MTISTGDRIPAATFKTMTDDGPADIASDALFGGRTVALFSVPGAFTPTCSARHLPGFVDKATELKAKGVDEIVCTAVNDAFVMGAWGKSAGADGKVTMLADGNGDFVRAIGLEMDGRAAGLGMRGQRFSMIVKDGVITTLNVEAPREYNVSSAEHMLTQL from the coding sequence ATGACGATCAGCACCGGAGACCGCATTCCCGCCGCCACCTTCAAGACGATGACCGACGACGGGCCCGCCGACATCGCCAGCGACGCTCTGTTCGGCGGCCGCACCGTGGCGCTGTTCTCGGTGCCGGGCGCCTTCACGCCGACCTGCTCGGCGCGCCACCTGCCGGGCTTCGTCGACAAGGCCACTGAGCTGAAGGCGAAGGGCGTCGACGAGATCGTCTGTACCGCCGTCAACGACGCCTTCGTGATGGGGGCCTGGGGCAAGTCGGCCGGCGCCGACGGCAAGGTGACGATGCTGGCCGACGGCAATGGCGATTTCGTGCGCGCGATCGGGCTGGAGATGGACGGCCGCGCCGCCGGGCTCGGCATGCGCGGCCAGCGCTTCTCGATGATCGTCAAGGACGGGGTGATAACCACCCTCAATGTCGAGGCCCCGCGCGAATATAATGTCAGCAGCGCGGAGCACATGCTGACGCAGCTATGA
- a CDS encoding GFA family protein, giving the protein MSRTMTGGCQCGRIRYAAEVGSDDAYLCHCRMCQRATGGVSIAFVNLPKAAVVWESEPDCYASSPIARRPFCSACGTPLGFEYPDSDKCDLTVGSFDDPSRFRPTSHFGAEAIHEAWIDTRALPRYRTDQHDALTDRWMKALGKLPD; this is encoded by the coding sequence ATGTCCCGGACCATGACCGGCGGCTGCCAGTGCGGCCGCATCCGCTACGCCGCCGAGGTCGGCTCGGACGACGCCTATCTGTGCCATTGCCGGATGTGCCAGCGCGCGACCGGCGGGGTGTCGATCGCCTTCGTCAACCTGCCCAAGGCGGCGGTGGTCTGGGAAAGCGAGCCGGACTGCTATGCCAGCTCGCCGATCGCGCGGCGGCCCTTCTGTTCGGCCTGCGGCACGCCGCTCGGCTTCGAATATCCCGACAGCGACAAATGCGACCTGACCGTGGGCAGCTTCGACGATCCGTCGCGCTTCCGCCCGACCAGCCATTTCGGGGCGGAGGCGATCCACGAAGCCTGGATCGACACGCGCGCCCTGCCGCGCTACCGCACCGACCAGCATGACGCCCTCACCGACCGCTGGATGAAAGCCCTTGGCAAGCTCCCCGACTGA
- the rplS gene encoding 50S ribosomal protein L19 has protein sequence MNLIQQLEAEQIAKFKEAKSIPDFRPGDTLRVGVKVVEGERTRVQAYEGVCIARANKGMGSSFTVRKISFGEGVERVFPLYSPNVESIEVVRKGVVRRAKLYYLRGRRGKSARIAERRDHKPAAEAQEA, from the coding sequence ATGAACCTCATCCAGCAGCTCGAAGCCGAGCAGATTGCCAAGTTCAAGGAAGCGAAGTCGATTCCCGACTTCCGCCCCGGTGACACCCTGCGCGTCGGCGTGAAGGTCGTCGAAGGCGAGCGCACCCGCGTCCAGGCCTATGAGGGCGTCTGCATCGCCCGCGCCAACAAGGGCATGGGTTCGTCGTTCACCGTCCGCAAGATTTCGTTCGGCGAGGGCGTCGAGCGCGTCTTCCCACTCTATTCGCCGAACGTCGAGTCGATCGAGGTCGTCCGCAAGGGCGTCGTCCGTCGCGCCAAGCTCTATTACCTCCGTGGCCGCCGCGGCAAATCCGCGCGTATTGCGGAGCGTCGCGACCATAAGCCGGCCGCCGAGGCCCAGGAAGCCTGA
- a CDS encoding type II toxin-antitoxin system VapC family toxin, with protein sequence MRYLIDTNCCIFLFAGGYQALADRISALDKDEVGLSAIVYAELALGSANGKEPSPSALDRLIRIFPVLPFDEAAARAYALLPFKRGSFDRLLAAHALTLDLTLITNNERDFADIPGLKVENWTI encoded by the coding sequence GTGCGCTACCTCATCGATACCAATTGTTGCATCTTCCTGTTCGCCGGCGGCTATCAAGCGCTGGCGGACAGGATCAGCGCGCTAGACAAGGACGAGGTCGGCCTTTCGGCCATCGTCTATGCCGAACTCGCGCTCGGCAGCGCAAACGGAAAGGAGCCGTCTCCGTCGGCGCTGGATCGGCTCATCCGTATATTTCCGGTCCTGCCATTCGATGAGGCTGCGGCCCGGGCTTATGCGCTCCTGCCTTTCAAGCGAGGCAGCTTCGATCGCCTGCTCGCCGCCCATGCACTGACGCTCGACCTCACTCTTATCACAAACAATGAGCGCGACTTCGCCGACATCCCCGGCCTGAAGGTCGAGAACTGGACGATCTGA
- a CDS encoding M2 family metallopeptidase — protein MRYPIKAATSALAIATLFAATPVLAKKKDKPADPAPVAAQAAPTVAEADAFVARAEQELNDLGIYGAQVAWINSTYITDDTDAVNARVGAEFTELQVRLANGAARFDGLDGLSYDTKRKLDALKQSIVLPAPSTPGAAKELNDLATRLQSAYGKGKGTLRGKEINGSDIEAEMGTNRNPAELKEMWLSWHDQVGKPMAGDYAKLVEIANQGAIDLGYKDLGAMWRSGYDMPADDFAKMMDRLWVQVKPLYDALHCYTRTKLNAKYGDAVQPKAGPIRADLLGNMWAQEWGNIYDIVAPKGAGDIGYDVEELLKAKQYDPVKMVKTGEGFYSSLGFAPLPDSFWTRSQITKPRDREVVCHASAWDIDNKDDLRIKMCTKVNSDDFVTIHHELGHNYYQRAYNKQSYLYLNGANDGFHEAIGDFVALSITPDYLVKIGLLDPAKVPSADKDIGLLLRQAMDKVAFLPFGLLMDKWRWGVFNGSIRPANYEKAWTDLRLQYQGIVPPADRPDDAFDPGAKYHIPGNTPYARYFLARILQFQFYKAACDQAGWKGPLHRCSFYGDKEVGKKLDAMLAMGSSKPWPDALEAFTGSREIDGTAMIAYFQPLIGWLEQQNKGQRCGW, from the coding sequence ATGAGATACCCGATCAAGGCGGCCACATCGGCGCTCGCCATCGCAACCCTGTTCGCCGCCACCCCCGTCCTGGCGAAGAAGAAGGACAAGCCGGCCGATCCCGCCCCCGTCGCGGCCCAGGCGGCTCCGACCGTTGCCGAAGCCGACGCCTTCGTCGCCAGGGCCGAGCAGGAATTGAACGATCTCGGCATCTATGGCGCGCAGGTCGCCTGGATCAATTCCACCTATATCACCGACGACACCGACGCGGTGAACGCGCGGGTCGGCGCCGAATTCACCGAGCTGCAGGTCCGCCTCGCCAACGGCGCAGCGCGCTTCGACGGGCTCGATGGGCTCAGCTACGACACGAAGCGCAAGCTCGACGCGCTCAAGCAGAGCATCGTCCTGCCCGCGCCCTCCACCCCCGGCGCGGCCAAGGAGCTCAACGACCTCGCGACCCGGCTCCAGTCCGCCTATGGCAAGGGCAAGGGCACGCTACGCGGCAAGGAGATCAACGGCTCGGACATCGAGGCCGAGATGGGGACCAACCGCAACCCGGCCGAGCTGAAGGAGATGTGGCTGAGCTGGCACGATCAGGTCGGCAAGCCGATGGCGGGCGACTATGCCAAGCTGGTCGAGATCGCCAACCAGGGCGCGATCGACCTTGGCTACAAGGATCTCGGCGCGATGTGGCGTTCGGGCTATGACATGCCCGCCGACGATTTCGCGAAGATGATGGACCGGCTGTGGGTGCAGGTGAAGCCGCTTTACGACGCGCTCCACTGCTATACGCGGACGAAGCTCAACGCGAAATATGGCGATGCCGTCCAGCCCAAGGCCGGCCCGATCCGCGCCGATCTGCTTGGTAACATGTGGGCGCAGGAATGGGGCAATATCTATGACATCGTCGCCCCCAAGGGTGCTGGCGACATCGGCTATGATGTCGAGGAACTGCTCAAGGCCAAGCAATATGATCCGGTGAAGATGGTGAAGACCGGCGAGGGCTTCTATTCCTCGCTGGGCTTCGCGCCGCTGCCCGACAGCTTCTGGACCCGCTCGCAGATCACCAAGCCGCGCGACCGCGAGGTGGTGTGCCACGCCTCGGCGTGGGACATCGACAACAAGGACGATCTGCGCATCAAGATGTGCACCAAGGTGAACTCCGACGACTTCGTCACCATCCACCATGAACTGGGCCATAATTACTATCAGCGCGCCTATAACAAGCAGAGCTACCTCTACCTCAACGGCGCCAATGACGGCTTCCACGAGGCGATCGGGGATTTCGTCGCGCTGTCGATCACGCCCGACTATCTGGTGAAGATCGGCCTGCTCGATCCCGCCAAGGTGCCGAGCGCGGACAAGGATATCGGCCTGCTGCTGCGCCAGGCGATGGACAAGGTGGCTTTCCTGCCGTTCGGCCTGCTGATGGACAAGTGGCGCTGGGGCGTGTTCAACGGATCGATCCGGCCCGCCAATTACGAGAAGGCGTGGACCGACCTGCGGCTGCAATATCAGGGCATCGTGCCCCCGGCCGATCGGCCCGACGACGCCTTCGATCCGGGCGCCAAATATCATATCCCGGGCAACACGCCCTATGCGCGCTATTTCCTCGCCCGCATCCTCCAGTTCCAGTTCTACAAGGCGGCGTGCGACCAGGCGGGCTGGAAGGGCCCGCTTCACCGCTGCTCCTTCTACGGCGACAAGGAGGTCGGCAAGAAGCTCGACGCGATGCTGGCGATGGGATCGTCCAAGCCCTGGCCCGATGCGCTGGAGGCCTTCACCGGCAGCCGGGAGATCGATGGAACGGCGATGATCGCCTATTTCCAGCCGCTGATCGGCTGGCTCGAACAGCAGAACAAGGGCCAGCGCTGCGGCTGGTGA
- the trmD gene encoding tRNA (guanosine(37)-N1)-methyltransferase TrmD — protein sequence MTFAATILTLYPEMFPGPLGASLAGRALAEGKWSCDPVQIRDFAIDRHRSVDDTPAGGGAGMVMRADILARAVDHALEKRPDAPLLAMTPRGRPLTQARVRELAAGAGVTILCGRFEGIDERLFEARPIEPVSIGDYILSGGEMGALTLLDACIRLLPGVMGAPDSGDDESFESGLLEYPHYTRPAEWEGRTIPEVLRSGDHARIEAWRKAMAETDTRLRRPDLWERHEGARVQSPSGARRQKKER from the coding sequence ATGACCTTCGCCGCCACCATCCTGACCCTCTATCCGGAGATGTTCCCCGGGCCGCTCGGCGCGTCGCTCGCCGGGCGCGCGCTGGCGGAGGGGAAATGGTCCTGCGATCCCGTCCAGATTCGCGATTTCGCGATCGACCGGCACCGCTCGGTCGACGACACACCGGCGGGCGGCGGGGCGGGGATGGTGATGCGGGCCGACATATTGGCGCGCGCGGTCGATCATGCGCTGGAGAAGCGGCCCGACGCGCCGCTGCTGGCGATGACGCCGCGCGGACGCCCGCTCACCCAGGCGCGGGTCCGTGAACTGGCGGCCGGCGCCGGCGTCACGATTCTCTGCGGCCGATTCGAGGGAATCGACGAGCGGCTGTTCGAGGCGCGGCCGATCGAACCGGTTTCGATCGGCGATTATATCCTTTCGGGCGGGGAAATGGGCGCTTTGACCCTGCTCGATGCTTGCATTCGCCTGCTCCCCGGCGTAATGGGCGCCCCCGATAGCGGGGATGACGAGAGCTTCGAAAGCGGCCTTCTCGAATATCCGCATTATACCCGACCTGCTGAGTGGGAAGGGCGCACGATCCCCGAGGTGCTGCGATCTGGGGATCATGCGAGGATCGAGGCTTGGCGAAAGGCCATGGCCGAGACCGATACAAGGCTAAGGAGGCCGGACCTTTGGGAGCGTCATGAGGGCGCTCGGGTGCAGTCTCCCTCTGGCGCGCGGCGACAGAAGAAGGAGCGATGA
- the rimM gene encoding ribosome maturation factor RimM (Essential for efficient processing of 16S rRNA) — MTDNRTVTLAVIIGAHGVTGEVRLKLFSEDLKPYPSLQGGGRTFTLKTIRPGSNGAVARFAEIADRNAAEALRGTELTVPRSALPPLEEGEYYHIDLIGLPCLVGADAIGRAVLVEDFGAGDVLEIEKPDGKRFMVPIAKAVTIEPDRLLIDPEFVE, encoded by the coding sequence ATGACCGATAATCGCACCGTCACGCTGGCCGTCATCATCGGCGCGCATGGCGTGACGGGCGAGGTCCGCCTGAAATTGTTCAGCGAGGACCTGAAGCCCTATCCGTCGCTCCAGGGCGGCGGACGGACCTTCACCCTCAAGACGATCCGCCCCGGCTCGAACGGGGCGGTTGCCCGTTTCGCCGAGATCGCCGACCGCAACGCCGCCGAGGCGCTGCGCGGCACCGAGCTAACCGTGCCGCGTTCGGCGCTGCCGCCGCTCGAAGAGGGCGAATATTATCATATCGACCTGATCGGCCTGCCCTGCCTGGTCGGTGCCGATGCGATCGGCCGGGCCGTGCTGGTCGAGGATTTCGGCGCGGGCGACGTGCTCGAGATCGAGAAGCCCGACGGCAAGCGCTTCATGGTCCCCATCGCCAAGGCGGTGACGATCGAGCCTGACCGGCTGCTGATCGATCCGGAGTTCGTCGAATGA
- a CDS encoding GGDEF domain-containing protein, whose product MTAAIVIITVLIFIAAMLCAVMLIAWRSFGRPRHALVWALAFAVATAQWFSNLALRLQADDNTALHALTAALGCLSNALIAVGFVQRNRAPRRVRPLLAAALVASLLIGVANFVEPVMGIRYSTGLGFGGLMMLVSAFNVAGGFRQASLPERAVMVMLTLFAAIDFSLAAIAMGPGTANDEGSLFFFRSVVTMLYPIAFTGVGLFSVFLVAADLADDMRRLATSDMLTGVYNRRGFEDSAERAIRNAQRQRQPLSVVVADIDNFKLINDRHGHTVGDRALRHFASRLERLVRRGDLIGRIGGEEFALLLVNTRPQDALEVVERIRRDIAAMPVDGAARIVMTASFGVTGLRPGDISLASLLARADRALYRSKLEGRDRVTSADELEEVA is encoded by the coding sequence ATGACGGCAGCGATTGTCATCATCACCGTGCTGATCTTCATCGCGGCCATGCTGTGCGCGGTGATGCTGATCGCGTGGCGCAGCTTCGGGCGCCCGCGCCATGCGCTGGTGTGGGCGCTCGCCTTCGCGGTCGCCACGGCGCAGTGGTTCTCCAACCTGGCGCTGCGCCTGCAGGCCGACGACAATACCGCGCTCCATGCCCTTACCGCCGCGCTGGGCTGCCTGTCCAACGCGCTGATCGCGGTGGGCTTCGTCCAGCGCAACCGCGCGCCGCGCCGGGTGCGGCCGCTGCTGGCCGCCGCGCTGGTGGCATCGCTGCTGATCGGCGTCGCCAATTTCGTCGAGCCGGTGATGGGCATACGCTATTCGACCGGGCTCGGCTTCGGCGGGCTGATGATGCTGGTCAGCGCCTTCAACGTCGCGGGCGGCTTCCGCCAGGCATCGCTTCCCGAACGCGCGGTGATGGTGATGCTAACGCTTTTCGCGGCCATCGATTTCTCGCTGGCGGCGATCGCGATGGGGCCGGGCACCGCCAACGACGAGGGCAGCCTGTTCTTCTTCCGGTCGGTGGTGACGATGCTCTACCCGATCGCCTTCACCGGTGTCGGCCTGTTCTCGGTCTTCCTCGTCGCCGCCGATCTGGCCGATGACATGCGCCGGCTCGCCACGTCGGACATGCTGACCGGCGTGTACAACCGGCGCGGCTTCGAGGATTCGGCCGAACGCGCGATCCGCAACGCCCAGCGGCAGCGGCAGCCGCTCAGCGTCGTCGTCGCCGATATCGACAATTTCAAGCTGATCAACGATCGGCACGGCCACACCGTCGGCGATCGCGCGCTCCGCCATTTCGCCAGCCGGCTCGAACGGCTGGTGCGCCGTGGCGACCTGATCGGCCGGATCGGTGGCGAGGAATTCGCGCTGCTGCTGGTCAACACCCGCCCCCAGGACGCGCTGGAGGTGGTCGAGCGAATCCGCCGCGACATCGCCGCGATGCCGGTCGACGGTGCCGCCCGGATCGTGATGACCGCCAGTTTCGGCGTCACCGGCCTGCGCCCGGGCGACATCTCGCTCGCCTCGCTGCTCGCCCGCGCCGATCGTGCGCTCTACCGCTCGAAGCTGGAAGGCCGCGACCGGGTGACGAGTGCCGACGAGCTTGAAGAGGTGGCTTGA
- a CDS encoding AMP nucleosidase: MPSNQSLEIVEQLDTIYQQSVTRLRAALTQFIRTGERPDPALRRDGAFAYPEIRLSYAGGRDPGPLGRSFGRLQEPGDYAVAVTQPRLFAPYLAQQIDLLIADYGVEVTAGLSTTEIPYNYVLDAGHDLDLTGASPVELSRIFPSTELSQIGDELADGLWVQEGAMARPLALFDAPRVDFSLARLRHYTGTPPGHVQDYILFTNYHRYVDEFVHWAIEQLDGDSRYTLLSGAGGVEIRPGDPDPKQAIADSAWRKHQMPAYHLVAPDRSGITLVNIGVGPSNAKTITDHLAVMRPAAWLMIGHCGGLRPSQRIGDYVLAHAYLRDDHVLDHVLPPEIPIPAIAEVQQALTRAAEIVSGESMEQLRLRMRTGTVVTSDDRNWELRYTASALRFSQSRAVAIDMESATLAAQGYRFRVPYGTLLCVSDKPIHGEIKLPGQANRFYERAIAEHLQIGIAAVDQLRGEGARLHSRKLRAFNEPPFR; this comes from the coding sequence TTGCCTTCAAACCAGAGCCTTGAAATCGTCGAGCAGCTCGACACGATCTACCAGCAATCGGTTACCCGTCTGCGCGCCGCGCTGACGCAGTTCATCCGGACCGGCGAACGGCCCGATCCCGCCCTGCGGCGGGACGGCGCCTTCGCCTATCCCGAAATAAGGCTGAGTTATGCCGGCGGCCGCGATCCCGGGCCGCTCGGCCGATCCTTCGGGCGGCTCCAGGAACCCGGCGACTATGCGGTGGCAGTCACCCAGCCCCGGCTGTTCGCCCCCTATCTGGCCCAGCAGATCGACCTGCTGATCGCCGATTACGGGGTGGAGGTGACCGCCGGGCTCAGCACCACCGAGATTCCCTATAATTATGTGCTCGACGCGGGCCATGACCTCGACCTGACCGGCGCCTCGCCGGTCGAGCTGTCGCGCATCTTCCCGTCGACCGAATTGTCGCAGATCGGTGACGAGCTGGCCGACGGGCTGTGGGTGCAGGAAGGGGCGATGGCGCGTCCGCTGGCGCTGTTCGACGCGCCGCGCGTCGATTTCAGCCTGGCCCGGCTGCGCCACTATACCGGCACGCCGCCCGGCCATGTGCAGGACTATATCCTGTTCACCAACTATCACCGCTATGTCGACGAGTTCGTCCACTGGGCGATCGAGCAGCTCGACGGCGACAGCCGCTACACGCTGCTGAGCGGGGCGGGCGGCGTCGAGATAAGGCCCGGCGATCCCGATCCCAAGCAGGCGATCGCCGACAGCGCATGGCGCAAGCACCAGATGCCGGCCTATCATCTGGTCGCGCCCGACCGTTCGGGCATCACCCTGGTCAATATCGGCGTCGGCCCGTCCAACGCCAAGACGATCACCGACCATCTGGCGGTGATGCGCCCGGCGGCCTGGCTGATGATCGGCCATTGCGGCGGGCTGCGCCCCAGCCAGCGGATCGGCGACTATGTGCTGGCCCACGCCTATCTGCGCGACGACCATGTGCTCGACCATGTCCTGCCCCCCGAAATCCCGATCCCGGCGATCGCCGAGGTCCAGCAGGCGCTGACCCGCGCGGCCGAGATCGTATCGGGCGAGAGCATGGAGCAGCTGAGGCTCAGGATGCGGACCGGCACCGTCGTCACCTCCGACGACCGCAACTGGGAACTGCGCTACACCGCCTCCGCGCTGCGCTTCAGCCAGAGCCGCGCGGTGGCGATCGACATGGAATCGGCGACGCTCGCGGCGCAGGGCTATCGCTTCCGCGTGCCCTATGGGACGCTGCTGTGCGTCTCCGACAAGCCGATCCATGGCGAGATCAAGCTGCCCGGCCAGGCCAACCGCTTCTACGAGCGCGCGATCGCCGAGCATCTCCAGATCGGCATCGCCGCGGTCGACCAGCTGCGCGGCGAGGGCGCGCGGCTGCACAGCCGGAAATTGCGCGCGTTCAACGAGCCGCCGTTTCGGTGA
- a CDS encoding aspartate-semialdehyde dehydrogenase, producing the protein MGYRVVVAGATGNVGREMLNILAEREFPIDEIAVLASARSQGDMIEFGETGKTLKVQNIEHFDFAGWDMALFAIGSTATKIYAPKAAAAGCTVIDNSSLYRMEPDIPLIVPEVNPEAIDGYKARNIIANPNCSTAQMVVALKPLHDAATIKRVVVSTYQSVSGAGKQGMDELFEQSRNIFVGDPAEPKKFTKQIAFNVIPHIDSFLDDGFTKEEWKMVVETKKIMDPKVKVVATCVRVPVFVGHSEAINIEFENELSAADAQKILREAPGVMLVDKREDGGYVTPIECVGEFATYVSRVRDDPTVDNGLVLWCVSDNLRKGAALNAVQIAELLGRRHLKKA; encoded by the coding sequence ATGGGCTATCGTGTCGTCGTCGCGGGTGCCACCGGCAATGTGGGCCGTGAAATGCTGAACATCCTGGCCGAGCGGGAATTCCCGATCGACGAGATCGCCGTGCTTGCCTCGGCGCGCAGCCAGGGCGACATGATCGAGTTCGGCGAGACCGGCAAGACGCTCAAGGTCCAGAATATCGAGCATTTCGACTTCGCCGGCTGGGACATGGCGCTGTTCGCGATCGGCTCGACCGCGACCAAGATCTACGCGCCCAAGGCGGCGGCGGCGGGCTGCACCGTGATCGACAATTCGTCGCTCTACCGGATGGAGCCCGATATCCCGCTGATCGTGCCCGAGGTGAACCCGGAGGCGATCGACGGCTACAAGGCCCGCAACATCATCGCCAATCCCAACTGCTCGACCGCACAGATGGTGGTGGCGCTGAAGCCGCTCCATGACGCCGCGACGATCAAGCGGGTGGTCGTCTCAACCTATCAGTCGGTGTCGGGCGCCGGCAAGCAAGGCATGGACGAGCTGTTCGAGCAGAGCCGCAACATCTTCGTCGGCGATCCCGCCGAGCCGAAGAAGTTCACCAAGCAGATCGCCTTCAACGTGATCCCGCATATCGACAGCTTCCTCGACGACGGCTTCACCAAGGAAGAGTGGAAGATGGTCGTCGAGACCAAGAAGATCATGGACCCCAAGGTGAAGGTGGTCGCCACCTGCGTCCGCGTCCCCGTCTTCGTCGGCCATTCCGAAGCGATCAACATCGAGTTCGAGAATGAGCTGTCGGCCGCCGACGCGCAGAAGATCCTGCGGGAAGCGCCGGGCGTGATGCTCGTCGACAAGCGCGAGGACGGCGGATACGTCACCCCGATCGAGTGCGTCGGCGAGTTCGCGACCTATGTCAGCCGCGTCCGCGACGATCCCACCGTCGACAACGGTCTGGTGTTGTGGTGCGTATCGGACAATCTGCGCAAGGGCGCGGCGCTGAACGCGGTGCAGATCGCCGAGCTGCTCGGCCGCCGGCATCTCAAGAAGGCGTAA
- a CDS encoding AbrB/MazE/SpoVT family DNA-binding domain-containing protein, producing MSEEYRAKVFKSGNSVALRLPKALGLKEGTEVIVREERGEFSFKPADEKPKKIDLTGIYGTIPGLKPRTPEERQFDDPPRPWHLLDRPNES from the coding sequence ATGAGCGAGGAATATCGCGCCAAGGTTTTCAAGTCGGGCAATTCGGTGGCGTTGCGCCTCCCGAAGGCGCTTGGCCTGAAAGAAGGCACCGAGGTGATCGTCCGCGAAGAGCGGGGCGAGTTCAGCTTCAAGCCGGCGGATGAGAAGCCGAAGAAGATCGATCTGACCGGCATCTACGGAACGATCCCCGGCCTCAAGCCGCGAACCCCCGAAGAACGTCAGTTCGATGATCCGCCGCGGCCCTGGCATCTGCTCGACCGGCCGAACGAAAGCTGA
- a CDS encoding glycosyltransferase family 2 protein, translated as MGTPTGEAAETGAGATPATITPAAITPAAITIVIPAYGVGAMLADALDSVLAQDRGDWRAIVVDDGDQRVAEHVAPYLADPRIRFLQTDNGGLPTARNRAIAVAETPYVALLDGDDILEPDFVSAMIAALEANPKAGFATGDATFFGADRVGELFSAYCPQAGPPTLEKLIRREFNIFGLTAMRREAILGIGGFDTSLKSSEDLDAWIRLLSAGWELAHVPRPLARYRRREGQMSGNTPVMLRTAHAVMSKARDHLAGRPEARAAEEMIARIEHDMAIEDAFARVKAGDVRAAVADLVRLGVGKRSPRWAKALALMRIAPFLAPWLLKLRERV; from the coding sequence ATGGGGACGCCAACCGGGGAAGCTGCGGAGACGGGCGCGGGAGCAACGCCCGCCACCATCACGCCCGCCGCCATAACGCCCGCCGCCATAACGATCGTCATCCCGGCCTATGGCGTCGGCGCGATGCTGGCCGATGCGCTCGATTCGGTGCTGGCGCAGGATCGCGGCGACTGGCGGGCGATCGTGGTCGACGATGGCGACCAGAGGGTGGCCGAGCATGTCGCGCCCTATCTGGCCGATCCGCGCATCCGGTTCCTGCAGACCGACAATGGCGGGCTGCCGACCGCGCGCAACCGGGCGATCGCGGTGGCCGAGACGCCCTATGTCGCGCTGCTCGACGGCGACGACATATTGGAGCCCGATTTCGTCTCCGCGATGATCGCCGCGCTGGAGGCCAATCCCAAGGCCGGCTTCGCGACCGGCGACGCCACCTTCTTCGGCGCCGACCGGGTAGGCGAGCTGTTCTCGGCTTATTGCCCGCAGGCGGGGCCGCCGACCCTGGAGAAGCTGATCCGGCGCGAGTTCAACATATTCGGGCTGACCGCGATGCGGCGCGAGGCGATCCTGGGGATTGGCGGCTTCGACACGAGTCTCAAATCCTCCGAGGATCTCGACGCCTGGATCCGGCTGCTCTCGGCCGGATGGGAATTGGCCCATGTGCCGCGTCCGCTGGCCCGCTACCGGCGGCGCGAGGGGCAGATGTCGGGCAACACGCCCGTCATGCTGCGCACCGCCCATGCGGTGATGAGCAAGGCGCGCGACCATCTCGCCGGCCGTCCCGAGGCGCGGGCCGCCGAGGAGATGATCGCCCGGATCGAGCATGACATGGCGATCGAGGATGCCTTCGCCCGGGTGAAGGCAGGCGACGTCCGCGCCGCTGTGGCCGATCTCGTCCGGCTCGGCGTGGGGAAGCGCAGCCCGCGCTGGGCAAAGGCGCTGGCGCTGATGCGGATCGCGCCGTTCCTGGCCCCCTGGCTGCTGAAGCTCCGTGAACGGGTGTGA
- a CDS encoding alpha/beta fold hydrolase, whose product MVWHGMGPEDGRPVILIHGLFSNAFTNWVRYGHAAKLAAKGRRVIMPDLRAHGESAKPHDASGYSPDILADDNLALIEQLGLLPGGYDLGGYSLGGRTTARMLVRGARPGKALLAGMGLEGLLDLGGRVGFFRKVLEGVGTHAKFSPEWMAEGFLKTTKGDPRALLLLLDNFPRIPRAALADLDVPILVLTGSEDKDNGSARALAEALPNAAYGEVPGNHMSAVTLPELGDAMAAWFQSDF is encoded by the coding sequence ATGGTCTGGCACGGCATGGGGCCGGAGGATGGCCGGCCGGTGATCCTGATCCACGGCCTCTTCTCCAACGCCTTCACCAACTGGGTGCGTTATGGCCATGCCGCCAAGCTCGCCGCGAAGGGCCGCCGGGTGATCATGCCCGATCTGCGCGCCCATGGCGAAAGCGCCAAGCCGCACGATGCTTCGGGCTACAGCCCCGACATATTGGCCGACGACAATCTGGCGCTGATCGAGCAACTGGGTCTGCTGCCCGGCGGCTATGATCTCGGCGGCTATTCGCTGGGCGGACGCACGACCGCGCGGATGCTGGTGCGTGGCGCCCGGCCGGGCAAGGCGCTGCTGGCGGGCATGGGGCTGGAAGGCCTGCTGGACCTCGGCGGCCGCGTTGGCTTCTTCCGCAAGGTGCTCGAAGGCGTCGGCACCCACGCCAAATTCTCGCCGGAGTGGATGGCCGAGGGTTTCCTGAAGACAACGAAGGGTGATCCCCGCGCGCTGCTCCTGCTGCTCGACAATTTCCCCCGCATCCCCCGCGCCGCGCTGGCCGATCTCGACGTGCCGATCCTGGTGCTGACGGGCAGCGAGGACAAGGACAACGGCTCGGCCCGGGCGCTGGCGGAGGCGCTGCCCAACGCCGCCTATGGCGAGGTGCCCGGCAACCATATGAGCGCCGTCACCCTGCCCGAACTGGGCGATGCCATGGCGGCGTGGTTCCAGAGCGATTTCTAG